In Camelina sativa cultivar DH55 chromosome 16, Cs, whole genome shotgun sequence, a single window of DNA contains:
- the LOC104750350 gene encoding CLAVATA3/ESR (CLE)-related protein 18-like, with translation MQVLNEGAVLIIMLILFLMTSSMDAIREEPSSIGIERKIPSGPDPIHNPPPPSPKQRHVIEVEEKHIQRSWNYEDYESPHKRNPIYNNSPQPSPDSLSFEWSRDNIKWNS, from the coding sequence atgcAAGTTTTGAATGAAGGTGCGGTATTAATCATAATGCTAATCTTGTTCCTAATGACGTCATCGATGGATGCTATTCGTGAAGAACCATCTTCGATTGGAATCGAGAGAAAGATCCCAAGTGGTCCTGATCCTATACATAATCCTCCTCCACCTTCACCAAAACAGCGCCATGTGATTGAAGTCGAGGAAAAACATATCCAACGGTCTTGGAATTATGAGGATTATGAGTCTCCTCATAAACGTAatcctatatataataattctcCCCAGCCTTCACCAGATTCTCTGTCATTTGAGTGGAGTCGAGACAATATCAAATGGAATTCATAA